The Streptomyces sp. NBC_00102 genome segment ACCGTCCGGCTACGGGAGGACCGTGCGGGCATCGACGCGTTCTGGGAGTACGACGCCGAACTCTTCGAAGAGTCGACGGTCCAGAGGATGCAGCGCCGGTTCGTCGAACTGGTCGGCAACCTCACCTCGGAGCCAGGATCGCCCGCCGTCCGAGCCCAGGAGGGATGAGAGATGACGTCCGCCACTCCCCCCGTCCACCGGCACCCCTATGGCGACACCCTGACCGGGGTGCTGCGCCACCAGGCTGCTTCCTTCCCCGACCGGGTCGTATACACAGAGCTGGCGCAGGACGGCAGCGAGCTCGCGAGCATCACCTACGGTGCGTTCGAACGACGGGTGAGAGCCGTGGCCGCGGAGATCCAGCGGAGCAGTCGGCCCGGGGAACGCGCCCTGGTGTTCCTGCCTCCCGGCCTGGACTTCATCACGGCCTTCTTCGCCTGCTCCTTCGCCGGCGTCATCGCGGTCCCCGTGCCGTATCCGGACTCCCCGTTCGGGAACCGGCGGCAGGAAAACCGGCTCCGGCAGATCGTGAAGGACGCCGACCCGTCCGTGATCCTCACCACGGCCAAGTACGCCTCCGAAGCCGAGGACGGACCCCTGGGTATCACGGCGAGGGCGGTCGACGTGCCGGCCGTCGCCACGGAACTGGCCGACACGTGGCGGGACACGCGGAGCACGGCGGAGACGGTGGCGCTGCTGCAGTACACATCGGGGTCGACGAGCGCTCCCAAAGGGGTCGTGCTGACCCAGAGCAACATGACGGACAACTTCGCCGGACTCACGGGCAGCCTCGCACGGCACACCTGGCTCTCCGGCAGCGGCTCCGACTTCACCAGCGTCACCTGGCTGCCGCCCTTCCACGACATGGGCCTGGCCACCCTGATCTTCCCGGTCCTCGTCGGCGGCCACTGCGTCCTCATGTCCCCCACCACCTTCCTGATGCGCCCGGCACGGTGGCTGGAGGTGATGTCGTCCTACCGGGCCCAGATGACCACGGGACCCAATTTCGCCTTCGACCTGTGTGTGGATCGGATCGCGCCGCGCGACCGGACCGGCCTCGACCTGAGTCGCTGGGAGGTCGCCATCTGCGGCGCCGAACCCGTGCGCGCCTCGACCCTGGCCCGGTTCACGCAGGCCTTCGCCCCCCACGGCTTCCGTCCGTCGGTCTTCATGCCGAGTTACGGGCTGGCCGAGGCCAACGTGTTCGCGACCGGCACGCACGGCCCCCACGAGGTCGCCCGTCTCGACGTGGAGGCGCTGGAACAGCAGGGAGTCGTGCGGGAGGCCGAGAACGGCGGGCCTGCCCGAAGCGTGGTCTCCTGCGGCCGGCCGCCGGGAAACGCCCTGGTCCGGATCGTCGACCGGGAGACCGGACAACCGAGCCCGCCCGACCGTGTGGGCGAGATCTGGCTGGCGGGCGCCAATGTGGCCCGCGGCTACTGGCGCGATCCGGAGGCGACCCGGTCCGCGTTCGGTGCGGTGCTGCCCGGGGAGGAGAACGCCTTCCTGCGGACCGGCGATCTCGGCTTCCTGCGGGACGGACAGCTCTACGTCACGGGACGCGCGGACGACCTGATCATCATCGACGGGCGCAACATGTACCCGCAGGACCTCGAGCTGACCGTGACCGCGAGCCATCCGGCCGTCAATGCCGGCGTGGCGGCGGTGTTCACGGTTCCGGGCGACGGCGACGAGGAAGTCCGGGTGGTCGCCGTGGCAGAGATGGCGCAGCGGCGCCGCACGACGGATCCGGCCGGGACAGCGGCCGTTCCGGCCCGCCGCGAGGTGGTGCTGGCGGTGCGCCGTGAGGTGGCCGAGGAACACCAGGTCGGGCTCGGCGACGTCGTACTTCTCACCCCGGGCCGCCTCCCGCGGACGACGAGCGGAAAGGTCCAGCGCCGCGAGACCCGGCGGCTCTATCTCAGTGGTGGGCTCGATGCCTGGCTTTGGTCCGGGGAATCCGCCGTGGGAGGAACCCGTGCCTGAAGTCGCTCTGGTGAAGAAGCGGTCACCGGCGATCCACATCTGCTCGGCGGGGCCGGCCACGAAGCGCCGGCAAGCGCCACGGCCACCGGAGAGGTGCCCGGCATCGGCTTCCTCACCCGCGGGCTGAGGTCGCACGACCTCCGCGGATGTCCTGGTCCCTCAGGGCGGCCCACAGAAAATACGCGACACCGCGACACCGTCCAGACTTCACCATCATCGTCAAAGGCCACGCGCCGACTCCGGCCTGCCCGGGGTGTGAACACACGAGGGGGAATGCAGATGGAGCTGGAACTCGCCGAAATCCTTTACGCGACCGACCGTGAGGCCGCCTTCGAGGAGCTGCGCCGGGGACCACGAGTGCGGTCGGCTCGCTACCTGGACGGAACACCCTTGCACATAGTGACCGGCCACGCCGAGATCAGCACCGTGCTCACCGACCCCCGTTTCAGTATCGACCCGAACAAGCAGACACGACTCGACGTCGAGTCGGCGACCGGGCTCCCGCCCGACGTGCAGAATTACCTCCTGTACACACTGGGGACAAGCGATCCTCCTGATCACACCCGGCTGCGCCGGCTCGTCTCACGGGGCTTCACCCCTCGCCGGGTGAACGCACTGCGCCCCCGCGTGCAGCGGATCACCGACCTCCTCGTCGATGGCCTGGCCGCGGGCGACAGCGAAGTCGATCTCATCGAGGACTTCACGCACCCCCTGTCCCTCCAGGTGATCTGCGAACTGCTGGGAGTGCCGACCGA includes the following:
- a CDS encoding fatty acyl-AMP ligase; protein product: MTSATPPVHRHPYGDTLTGVLRHQAASFPDRVVYTELAQDGSELASITYGAFERRVRAVAAEIQRSSRPGERALVFLPPGLDFITAFFACSFAGVIAVPVPYPDSPFGNRRQENRLRQIVKDADPSVILTTAKYASEAEDGPLGITARAVDVPAVATELADTWRDTRSTAETVALLQYTSGSTSAPKGVVLTQSNMTDNFAGLTGSLARHTWLSGSGSDFTSVTWLPPFHDMGLATLIFPVLVGGHCVLMSPTTFLMRPARWLEVMSSYRAQMTTGPNFAFDLCVDRIAPRDRTGLDLSRWEVAICGAEPVRASTLARFTQAFAPHGFRPSVFMPSYGLAEANVFATGTHGPHEVARLDVEALEQQGVVREAENGGPARSVVSCGRPPGNALVRIVDRETGQPSPPDRVGEIWLAGANVARGYWRDPEATRSAFGAVLPGEENAFLRTGDLGFLRDGQLYVTGRADDLIIIDGRNMYPQDLELTVTASHPAVNAGVAAVFTVPGDGDEEVRVVAVAEMAQRRRTTDPAGTAAVPARREVVLAVRREVAEEHQVGLGDVVLLTPGRLPRTTSGKVQRRETRRLYLSGGLDAWLWSGESAVGGTRA